The sequence CAGGATCCGGCACCGGCACCATGGCAAGGGGCGGCGATGAAGCCGTTACTTGCTTCAATCGCTACCGGAGTTATTTTGTGGTTTGTTCCAGTACCTGCCGGTGTATCTAAAAACGCGTGGCAGTTGCTAGCTATATTTTTGGCGACGATAGTCGGAATCATTACACAACCGTTGCCGTTAGGTGCTGTTGCGTTAATGGGATTAGGTGCGTGTGTACTTACTAAAACCTTAACATTTGCAGCTGCATTTTCGGCTTTTGGTGATCCTATTCCGTGGTTAATTGCTCTTGCGTTTTTCTTCGCTAGAGGATTTATTAAAACAGGATTAGGTAATCGAATTGCGTATCAATTTGTTAAATTATTTGGTAGCTCGTCGTTAGGGTTAGGGTATAGTTTGGTGTTTAGCGAGGCGTTATTAGCGCCAGCGATTCCGTCTGTTTCGGCTAGAGCCGGAGGTATATTTCTGCCTTTAGTTAAGTCATTGTGCGTTGCTTGTGGAAGCAATGTAGGTGATGGAACTGAACATAAGTTAGGATCTTGGTTGATGTTGACTTGTTTTCAAACATCCGTTATTAGTTCATCTATGTTTTTGACTGCTATGGCTGCGAATCCGTTAAGTGCTAATTTGACGTTTAATACGATTAAGCAAACAATCGGGTGGACTGATTGGGCTGTGGCTGCGATTGTCCCTGGAATGGTGTCACTGATTGTTGTACCGCTTATTTTGTACATTATTTATCCACCATCTGTTAAGAGTAGCCCTGATGCGCCTAAGCTTGCGAAAGAAAGGTTGGAGAAAATGGGACCTATGACGAAGAATGAAATCATTATGGCGGGAACCTTGCTTTTAACGGTATGATGACTGATAACTTTTTGTTCAATTATAATAGTTCACCTTAGTAATAGTTGTTATTGGTTACATTCTGAATGCATATTTTAGTGTCTTATTGACTTGACTATTATTTGAATCTTCGTATGGGATAACATGGTCAATTTCGTACAGGATAATATGGTCAATTTCGTACGGGATAATATGGTCAGTTTCGTACGGTATAATATGATCATTTTCTACGACATAATATGGTTAATTTCGTAGGGGGTAATATGGTCAATTTTGTAGGGGGTAATATGGTCAATTTTGTAGGGGGTAATAAGGTCAATTTCGTAGGTGGTAATAAGGTCAATTTCGTAGGGATAATACGGTCAATTTCGTAGGGGATAATATGGTCCATTTTCGTACGGTATGCAATTCGCACGGGATAATATGGTCCATTTTTTTACGAGATAAtacttttttttttggcgaaaatgtAATAACAATCC comes from Rutidosis leptorrhynchoides isolate AG116_Rl617_1_P2 chromosome 4, CSIRO_AGI_Rlap_v1, whole genome shotgun sequence and encodes:
- the LOC139844035 gene encoding dicarboxylate transporter 1, chloroplastic-like; its protein translation is MASLSLTASVNLGFRSVPISNRRLSPPLNLNRSLNFNKSYGQHDQHNLRSVSINYQLPLLKSLNRNRNFTVKATAASVPAKQDPAPAPWQGAAMKPLLASIATGVILWFVPVPAGVSKNAWQLLAIFLATIVGIITQPLPLGAVALMGLGACVLTKTLTFAAAFSAFGDPIPWLIALAFFFARGFIKTGLGNRIAYQFVKLFGSSSLGLGYSLVFSEALLAPAIPSVSARAGGIFLPLVKSLCVACGSNVGDGTEHKLGSWLMLTCFQTSVISSSMFLTAMAANPLSANLTFNTIKQTIGWTDWAVAAIVPGMVSLIVVPLILYIIYPPSVKSSPDAPKLAKERLEKMGPMTKNEIIMAGTLLLTVGLWIFGGMLGVDAVTSAILGLSVLLITGVVTWKECLGESVAWDTLTWFAALIAMAGYLNKYGLISWFSQTVVKFVGGLGLQWQASFGILVLLYFYSHYFFASGAAHIGAMFTAFLSVASALGTPPLFGAMVLAFLSNLMGGLTHYGIGSAPVFYGANYVPLGKWWGYGFLISVVNIIIWLGVGGVWWKFIGLW